The proteins below come from a single Hemitrygon akajei chromosome 2, sHemAka1.3, whole genome shotgun sequence genomic window:
- the LOC140738384 gene encoding H-2 class II histocompatibility antigen, A-U alpha chain-like, translated as MRRYPAAWALLLLLITHSGTRNSEAETGMLAVTFFVRDEPSLPEGGTELKSQDRSIVHYNTTLPSAQFHLTSLDSFRLPMDKLLAGNVFAWVKYLVNGVMDLTKNSLSPNKIGALYLYSEKPVVFEEVNTLTCFVSDFFPPTILQKNKKPANGEVNSSHLSYGKDRRFQVLHYTYIQSADGDVYPCRALRNISKEEKVIYWEPEEQSSAEELDTGQLAVFICGLIIGIFGTTVGLYFFLLLLSVGAL; from the coding sequence ATGCGTCGGTATCCCGCAGCCTGGGCACTCCTCCTGCTCCTCATCACTCATTCAGGGACTCGCAACTCGGAGGCCGAGACAGGCATGTTGGCAGTCACCTTCTTTGTTAGAGATGAGCCCAGCCTACCAGAGGGCGGAACTGAGTTGAAGTCCCAGGATAGAAGTATTGTTCACTATAACACCACATTACCGAGTGCTCAGTTTCACTTGACTAGCTTAGACTCATTCCGTTTACCTATGGATAAGCTATTAGCAGGAAATGTGTTCGCATGGGTAAAGTACCTGGTGAATGGGGTGATGGATTTAACCAAGAACTCGCTTTCCCCAAACAAAATCGGAGCGCTCTATCTGTACTCAGAGAAACCAGTTGTCTTCGAGGAGGTAAATACTTTGACCTGCTTCGTCAGCGACTTTTTCCCACCGACCATTTTACAGAAGAACAAGAAGCCTGCCAATGGTGAAGTTAACTCCTCACACCTCTCATATGGCAAAGATAGGCGATTTCAAGTGCTCCACTACACATACATCCAGTCAGCAGATGGTGACGTGTACCCTTGTAGAGCTCTCCGCAACATCAGCAAAGAGGAAAAAGTAATTTACTGGGAACCAGAAGAGCAAAGTAGTGCTGAAGAACTGGATACAGGCCAGCTTGCTGTTTTTATCTGTGGGCTGATTATAGGAATATTTGGCACAACAGTTGGACTCTACTTTTTTTTGTTGCTACTGTCTGTTGGGGCTCTTTGA